A window from Symbiopectobacterium purcellii encodes these proteins:
- a CDS encoding methyl-accepting chemotaxis protein: MQRIRNIKLGTLLGSGFAAVIIIGVLVAGFGRMHLAGLGQTTDGLAKQHLNNLFVLQELKDNLNVTIKATLRMLLMTDKNELSDSQALIEKTSAQNGKLVEQLEANLHAKEIRAILGELQQNRVAFAKLGREAIGMTLTDRQTEAAVLVKGQLEPVQTAMFGNLNTMIKLQKDLTTQIATNAVAEAEEDGNSLLMLAALSALLAAVIAWFITRHIKKLLGGEPLYAMQVVQEIAQGNLAVPVTLADADNSSLLAAMNHMRDSLSKLVIQVRESSESISTGASEIAAGSTDLSQRTEEQAASLQQTAASMEQISQTLRQNTDTVRSATELANTASSTAAKGGEAVGNIVRTMTDIRDSSHKISDIITVIDGIAFQTNILALNAAVEAARAGEQGRGFAVVAGEVRSLAQRSASAAKEIKTLIQDSVSRVETGSKLVTDAGETIDELVRQSRHVADMIDEIGVTTREQGSGIHQINDAITQLDQVTQQNAALVEESSGAAESLNDQARHLVELMSAFQVEGGAFQYRASPRPTAAPMALGHK; encoded by the coding sequence ATGCAGCGCATACGCAACATCAAATTGGGAACATTACTCGGCAGTGGGTTTGCTGCTGTGATCATTATCGGCGTGCTGGTCGCGGGTTTTGGCCGCATGCACCTTGCCGGTTTGGGCCAAACCACCGACGGCCTGGCCAAACAGCACCTGAACAACCTGTTTGTATTACAGGAACTGAAAGACAACCTGAACGTCACCATTAAAGCCACGCTGCGCATGCTGCTGATGACAGACAAAAATGAGCTGAGCGACAGCCAGGCATTGATTGAAAAAACCAGCGCGCAAAACGGCAAACTGGTGGAGCAACTGGAAGCCAATCTGCATGCCAAAGAGATACGCGCCATCTTGGGAGAGCTTCAGCAAAATCGCGTCGCCTTCGCCAAACTGGGACGTGAAGCGATCGGCATGACGCTGACCGATCGTCAGACAGAAGCGGCGGTGCTGGTGAAAGGTCAGTTGGAACCGGTGCAAACGGCCATGTTCGGCAACCTCAACACCATGATCAAACTGCAAAAAGATCTCACGACCCAGATAGCGACCAATGCCGTGGCTGAGGCCGAGGAGGATGGTAACAGCCTGCTGATGCTGGCGGCCCTTTCCGCGCTGTTAGCCGCCGTTATCGCCTGGTTTATCACTCGCCATATTAAAAAGCTGCTGGGCGGCGAACCGCTCTACGCGATGCAAGTGGTACAAGAAATTGCGCAGGGTAATCTGGCCGTTCCGGTAACGCTCGCCGACGCGGATAACAGCAGTCTGCTGGCCGCCATGAACCATATGCGTGACAGCCTGAGCAAACTGGTGATTCAGGTGCGGGAAAGCAGCGAGTCTATCTCGACCGGTGCCAGTGAAATTGCCGCTGGCAGCACCGATCTCAGCCAGCGCACCGAAGAACAGGCCGCCAGTCTGCAACAAACGGCGGCCTCGATGGAGCAGATCAGCCAGACGCTGCGGCAAAACACCGATACGGTACGCTCCGCCACTGAGCTTGCCAACACCGCCAGCAGCACTGCCGCCAAAGGTGGAGAGGCGGTGGGCAATATCGTGCGCACCATGACCGACATTCGCGACAGTTCCCATAAGATCAGCGACATCATCACCGTGATCGACGGCATTGCCTTCCAGACCAACATTCTGGCCCTGAACGCCGCGGTGGAAGCGGCTCGCGCCGGAGAGCAAGGCCGCGGCTTCGCCGTGGTGGCAGGTGAGGTGCGTTCGCTGGCACAGCGCTCGGCGTCAGCAGCCAAGGAGATCAAAACGCTGATTCAGGATAGCGTTAGCCGCGTAGAAACGGGCTCGAAACTGGTCACCGATGCCGGAGAAACCATCGATGAACTGGTGCGTCAATCACGTCATGTAGCCGATATGATTGATGAGATTGGTGTCACCACCCGCGAGCAGGGTTCTGGCATTCATCAGATCAATGATGCCATCACCCAATTGGATCAGGTCACACAACAAAATGCGGCGCTGGTGGAGGAATCCAGCGGAGCGGCAGAGAGCCTGAACGATCAGGCGCGCCATCTGGTTGAGCTGATGAGCGCCTTTCAGGTAGAGGGTGGCGCATTCCAGTACCGTGCATCACCGCGTCCCACCGCAGCGCCGATGGCACTGGGGCATAAATAA